The Candidatus Methylomirabilota bacterium DNA segment CGCCCGCCGGCTGAGCCACGACGTACCGGTACAGCACGAAGGCCATCAGGAGCCCGAGGGCGCCGAGGACCGGAGCGAGAATGGGAAGGGACATAGGCACCTCCCTAGAAGCGGCGGGCGTTGTGAGCTTCGACCAGCTTGAGCGCCTGGGCTCCCGCTTCGAGGCAGGCCGCCTCGACCGTCGGGAGCTCGTCGGGGAGGAAAGCCGAGAGCACGTGGTCCACGATCTCCTCGCGGTCACGCCCGGGCGAGGCCGGCCGGCCGATGCCGACCTTGACCCGCCGCAGCTGGTCCGTGCCGAGCGTGCTGATCAGCGACCGCATGCCGTTGTGGCCTCCCGCGCTGCCCTTCATGCGCACCCGCACCCTGCCCAGCGGAAGGTCGAGGTCGTCGTACACGATGACGAGGTCGCCCGCGACCAGCTGGAGCTTGCGCGTGACGCGCGCGACCGGCGGTCCCATGGCGTTCATGAAGCACTGCGGCTTGATGAGGTGGAGGACATCGCCCCGCCACTTGGACTGGGCGACGAGGTGGCCGCTCACGCGCTGAAAGCGCACCTTGAGCTTCTTGGCCAGGGCGTCGAGCGCACGGGCGCCCATGTTGT contains these protein-coding regions:
- the pth gene encoding aminoacyl-tRNA hydrolase, yielding MAQAIVGLGNPGPDYRDTRHNMGARALDALAKKLKVRFQRVSGHLVAQSKWRGDVLHLIKPQCFMNAMGPPVARVTRKLQLVAGDLVIVYDDLDLPLGRVRVRMKGSAGGHNGMRSLISTLGTDQLRRVKVGIGRPASPGRDREEIVDHVLSAFLPDELPTVEAACLEAGAQALKLVEAHNARRF